One segment of Ipomoea triloba cultivar NCNSP0323 chromosome 12, ASM357664v1 DNA contains the following:
- the LOC116000296 gene encoding probable aquaporin PIP-type pTOM75, translating into MAESKEEDVKLGANKFRETQPLGTAAQTDKDYKEPPPAPLFEPGELTSWSFYRAGIAEFVATFLFLYITILTVMGVKRSDGICKSVGIQGIAWAFGGMIFALVYCTAGISGGHINPAVTFGLFLARKLSLTRALFYMVMQCLGAICGAGVVKGFMKTEYMLHNGGTNSVAPGYTKGDGLGAEIVGTFILVYTVFSATDAKRNARDSHVPILAPLPIGFAVFLVHLATIPITGTGINPARSLGAAIIYNKDDAWNDHWIFWVGPFIGAALAAVYHQIIIRAIPFKSRA; encoded by the exons atggcagagAGCAAGGAAGAGGATGTTAAGCTTGGAGCCAACAAGTTCAGGGAGACCCAACCACTGGGCACAGCAGCTCAGACAGACAAGGACTACAAGGAGCCACCCCCAGCACCCTTGTTTGAGCCTGGTGAGCTCACCTCATGGTCCTTCTACAGAGCTGGGATTGCTGAGTTTGTGGCCACCTTCTTGTTCCTCTACATCACCATCTTGACTGTTATGGGTGTCAAGAGGTCTGATGGGATCTGCAAGTCTGTGGGTATTCAGGGTATTGCTTGGGCTTTTGGTGGCATGATCTTTGCCCTTGTCTACTGCACTGCTGGTATCTCAG GAGGGCACATCAACCCAGCAGTGACCTTTGGGTTGTTCTTGGCCAGGAAACTTTCCTTGACTAGGGCTCTGTTCTACATGGTGATGCAGTGCCTTGGAGCCATCTGTGGTGCTGGGGTGGTGAAGGGATTCATGAAGACTGAATACATGCTCCACAATGGTGGTACCAACTCGGTAGCCCCAGGTTACACCAAGGGAGATGGCCTTGGTGCTGAGATTGTTGGCACCTTCATCCTTGTCTACACTGTCTTCTCTGCCACTGATGCCAAGAGAAATGCCAGAGACTCACATGTTCCT ATTCTGGCCCCTCTTCCCATTGGATTCGCGGTTTTCTTGGTTCACTTGGCCACCATCCCCATTACCGGAACTGGCATCAACCCTGCCAGGAGTCTCGGAGCCGCCATTATCTACAACAAGGACGATGCCTGGAATGACCAC TGGATCTTCTGGGTTGGACCCTTCATTGGAGCTGCTCTTGCTGCAGTGTACCACCAGATCATTATCAGAGCCATTCCATTCAAGAGCAGGGCATAA